A genomic stretch from Engraulis encrasicolus isolate BLACKSEA-1 chromosome 10, IST_EnEncr_1.0, whole genome shotgun sequence includes:
- the LOC134456744 gene encoding glucose-induced degradation protein 8-B homolog, translating into MMSYLEKPEDISKDEWMDKLNNVHIQRADMNRLIMNYLVTEGFKEAAEKFRMESGIEPSVDLDSLDERIKIREMLLRGQIQEAITLLNSLHPELLDTNRYLYFHLQQQHLIELIRLRETETALEFAQSQLAEQGEESRECLTEMERTLALLAFDNPEESPFGDLLNTMQRQKVWSEVNQAVLDYENRESTPKLAKLLKLLLWAQNELDQKKVRYPKMTDLSKGTIEDPK; encoded by the exons ATGATGAGTTACTTAGAAAAACCAGAGGATATCTCAAAAGATGAGTGGATGGACAAGCTGAACAACGTACACATCCAGCGAGCGGATATGAACCGACTGATCATGAACTACCTGGTGACGG AGGGGTTTAAAGAGGCTGCAGAAAAGTTCCGTATGGAGTCTGGCATTGAGCCGAGTGTGGACCTGGACTCTTTGGATGAACGGATAAAGATTCGCGAAATGCTTTTGAGAGGACAGATCCAGGAGGCTATCACTCTCCTCAACAGCCTTCACCCAGAGCTCCTGGACACCAACAGATACCTGTACTTTCATCTACAA cagcagcacctcaTCGAGTTGATCCGGTTACGGGAGACGGAGACGGCGCTGGAGTTTGCCCAGAGCCAGCTGGCGGAGCAGGGCGAGGAGAGCCGTGAGTGCCTGACCGAGATGGAGCGCACACTGGCCCTGCTGGCCTTCGACAACCCTGAGGAGTCGCCGTTTGGGGACCTGCTCAACACAATGCAGCGGCAGAAG GTTTGGAGTGAAGTGAATCAAGCCGTGTTGGACTATGAGAACCGAGAATCAACACCCAAACTAGCAAAGCTACTGAAGCTTCTCCTGTGGGCCCAAAATGAACTGGACCAAAAAAAAGTGAGATACCCCAAAATGACAGACCTGAGCAAAGGCACAATTGAAGACCCCAAGTAG